A stretch of the Medicago truncatula cultivar Jemalong A17 chromosome 5, MtrunA17r5.0-ANR, whole genome shotgun sequence genome encodes the following:
- the LOC11409942 gene encoding pentatricopeptide repeat-containing protein At5g66631 — MNLIPIFREFNKPAFQFRIQIRFYTRRRDPFPTKITHYLNRAKLIDSIRLSLRSNNPNSTLSTLINHRLFDSFVLTHALRSAPCADSALSLIHTIENTKSSNFSHTQNTLHALATVLAKSGKLVELKSLIDDIESKRFGNVKISFMNLMQWYAAAKDIDSVVRVWDQYRVESRIVCTESYNIVMTLYVEMGKDSEAVGIFCKMVDDGSVPNCRSYSIIIEHLVKCRKFLEAIEVFNLLPLMRIKRTLKQYSVLIEGLVGSKMFDEVGVLVNEMQVDGILPSRTVSLLLQQVKDEGFLKDVDELFEGICPDERIKSVSFSIDSSDEDENEYKGENENEVSQCDHVDGIRLKPWLDPRSLASALQNWSPDEVSALEGANFVWTTRLVCKILRSFRSPDTAWNFFCWVADRPGFTHNIYTVQRIMTLLARHGRTELVDRLILKIRIEGMRLPFSTIRLIIDFYGISKNADAALKVFNDDQILCGSISKVNLMLLYSSLLRTLTKCGRNSNTLDMLDEMILNGICPDIQTFSGLMQYFSQLGDIKTVQKLFSMVRQSGFEPDAYLYKVLIEGYCKSTRAALAWRLFEDMKNSGSMPDSATKELLVKSLWKEGRRREAAAVEESCEEVNVVLPLGLPGHVWTVSSADLTRVYNIYSNSFVSKGA; from the coding sequence ATGAATTTGATTCCCATTTTTCGTGAATTCAACAAACCAGCATTTCAATTTCGCATTCAAATTCGTTTCTATACACGTCGTCGTGACCCTTTTCCCACAAAAATCACTCACTACCTTAACCGTGCTAAGCTCATCGATTCAATTCGGCTTTCACTACGTTCCAATAACCCTAATTCCACACTCTCCACTCTCATAAACCACCGTTTATTCGACTCATTCGTCCTCACTCACGCTCTTCGTTCTGCCCCTTGTGCAGACTCTGCACTTTCCCTTATTCATACCATTGAGAACACAAAAAGTTCCAATTTTTCACATACCCAAAATACCCTTCATGCTCTTGCTACTGTTCTCGCAAAATCTGGTAAATTGGTTGAGCTCAAATCGCTTATTGATGATATCGAAAGTAAACGGTTTGGTAATGTTAAGATtagttttatgaatttaatgCAGTGGTATGCTGCAGCTAAGGATATTGATTCTGTTGTTAGGGTTTGGGATCAGTATAGAGTTGAAAGTAGAATAGTGTGTACTGAATCTTATAACATTGTTATGACTCTTTATGTAGAAATGGGTAAGGATTCTGAGGCTGTTGGAATTTTTTGTAAGATGGTTGATGACGGGTCGGTTCCGAATTGTAGAAGTTATAGTATAATAATTGAGCACCTTGTGAAATGTAGGAAGTTTTTGGAAGCTATTGAGGTTTTTAATTTGTTGCCTTTGATGAGGATTAAACGTACTTTGAAACAGTATTCGGTTCTAATTGAAGGTTTGGTTGGTAGTAAAATGTTTGATGAAGTTGGAGTTTTAGTTAATGAGATGCAAGTTGATGGAATATTACCTAGTCGAACAGTGAGTTTGTTATTGCAGCAGGTGAAGGATGAAGGATTTCTTAAGGATGTGGATGAATTGTTTGAAGGGATTTGCCCGGATGAAAGAATCAAGAGTGTAAGTTTTTCTATTGATAGCAGTGATGAGGATGAGAATGAGTACAAGGGTGAAAATGAGAATGAAGTTTCACAATGTGATCATGTAGATGGGATCCGCTTAAAACCTTGGCTGGATCCGCGGTCTTTGGCTAGTGCCTTACAGAATTGGAGTCCTGATGAGGTATCAGCACTAGAGGGTGCAAATTTTGTGTGGACAACTAGGTTGGTATGCAAGATACTTAGAAGTTTCAGGTCACCGGATACTGCGTGGAATTTCTTCTGCTGGGTTGCTGATCGACCTGGATTTACTCATAATATATACACAGTACAAAGAATCATGACCCTTCTAGCGCGACATGGACGTACTGAATTGGTTGATAGACTCATCTTGAAGATCAGAATAGAGGGAATGAGACTACCATTCAGTACCATAAGGTTAATCATTGACTTTTACGGGATTTCAAAAAATGCTGATGCTGCTCTGAAGGTTTTCAACGATGATCAAATACTTTGTGGGTCTATATCGAAAGTTAACTTGATGCTTCTGTATTCCTCTCTTTTAAGAACATTAACCAAGTGTGGAAGGAATTCCAATACCCTGGACATGCTTGATGAGATGATTTTAAATGGCATTTGCCCAGATATCCAAACATTTTCAGGTCTAATGCAGTATTTTTCACAACTTGGAGACATTAAAACCGTGCAGAAACTCTTTTCAATGGTCAGACAGAGCGGTTTCGAGCCAGACGCGTATCTGTATAAGGTCCTGATAGAAGGTTATTGTAAGTCAACAAGAGCTGCACTGGCTTGGAGACTATTTGAAGATATGAAGAATTCCGGTTCCATGCCTGATTCTGCCACCAAAGAGTTGCTAGTGAAAAGCCTCTGGAAAGAAGGGAGACGGAGAGAGGCCGCAGCTGTTGAAGAGAGCTGCGAGGAAGTAAATGTGGTCCTTCCACTTGGATTACCTGGTCATGTATGGACTGTCAGCTCTGCAGATCTCACAAGAGTTTATAACATTTATTCAAATAGTTTTGTTTCAAAAGGTGCCTAG